Proteins encoded by one window of Cucurbita pepo subsp. pepo cultivar mu-cu-16 chromosome LG14, ASM280686v2, whole genome shotgun sequence:
- the LOC111810585 gene encoding uncharacterized protein LOC111810585, with amino-acid sequence MEANICDVNHLDSDVLLPPRKRLLAGLRKQGADGDGTFNLPPVASSSCSPPPSPSYGFTSIEFNMRLNNLLSAHSNTNLSSEEIVEASRSAAAAAVKAAEAARAAAEEKAAIAARAVAAAKSAMDLVATISEEAAYKEINLRKNKLKKHVPVQLLYTKYQPLENTKTDEELARKLHRAINSSPRILKNSSGSDARGHRHKRLKGSPGSEKTKVSNCMISQELDPTPRCNGHARTSEADSEGSVQEVRKLKADEKNNQSEMDNGEAETSQKEKTCDNISVAVKKRGRVKLKKLPLSICSFRDQTTLKEDMNNGSSPISSVQSPTSENVILHSVDSPTEGVMPIESASVWKCQEFNPPLSVKQNKVMQS; translated from the coding sequence ATGGAGGCCAACATCTGTGACGTGAATCATCTCGATTCCGATGTTCTTCTACCACCAAGAAAGCGCCTTCTTGCTGGCTTGAGAAAGCAAGGTGCGGATGGTGATGGTACTTTTAATCTGCCACCAGTTGCCTCCTCCtcttgttctcctcctcccTCTCCTTCCTATGGCTTCACATCTATTGAGTTCAACATGCGGCTTAACAATCTGTTGAGTGCTCATTCAAATACTAACCTGTCATCTGAAGAGATAGTGGAGGCCTCAAGATCAGCTGCAGCTGCAGCTGTGAAGGCTGCGGAGGCTGCCAGGGCAGCAGCTGAAGAGAAGGCGGCGATTGCAGCAAGGGCTGTTGCGGCTGCAAAGAGTGCCATGGACTTGGTTGCCACCATTTCTGAAGAAGCAGcctataaagaaataaacctGAGAAAGAACAAGCTGAAGAAACATGTCCCAGTTCAGCTTCTATACACAAAATATCAACCTCTTGAGAATACCAAGACAGATGAAGAGTTAGCTCGCAAATTGCATCGAGCCATAAATAGCTCCccaagaattttgaagaattcaTCTGGTTCAGATGCTAGAGGCCACAGACATAAGAGGCTCAAAGGTTCACCTGGTTCGGAGAAAACTAAGGTTTCCAACTGTATGATCTCACAGGAGTTGGACCCTACTCCCAGGTGCAATGGGCATGCTAGAACCAGTGAGGCTGACTCTGAGGGCAGCGTTCAGGAAGTACGCAAGCTCAAAGCTGATGAGAAGAACAATCAGTCCGAGATGGATAATGGAGAAGCAGAGACAAGTCAGAAGGAGAAAACGTGCGACAATATTAGTGTCGCTGTTAAAAAGAGGGGAAGAGTAAAGCTTAAAAAACTGCCCTTGAGTATTTGTTCTTTCAGGGATCAGACAACTCTCAAGGAAGATATGAATAACGGAAGTTCCCCAATATCGAGTGTGCAAAGCCCGACATCTGAAAATGTTATTTTACATTCTGTAGATAGCCCAACCGAAGGCGTGATGCCAATAGAATCCGCATCAGTATGGAAATGCCAGGAGTTTAATCCTCCTCTTTCtgtcaaacaaaataaagttatgCAGTCATGA
- the LOC111809721 gene encoding dirigent protein 11-like: MRQSIDLSPAIITTMAPPPPPSLILSTLFTLILSSLLSSPALAEPNAAHHPHHPHHPHHPHLHLRSLHFSLFQHETINKTGYFIVPGVAGPGVSQTTTPFGTMFVFRDPLTTAPDRASKLVGTSEGTSITSSLDGLRSLSIAKISLRLRNHTGSLSIVGGTHNVKPSNHPIVGGTGDFLFVQGYVTSSPVDLVGITVVYKLEFHIYWPPYA, from the coding sequence ATGCGCCAAAGCATTGATCTTTCACCCGCCATAATCACCACCATggcaccaccaccaccaccctcTCTCATTCTCTCTACCCTTTTCACTCTAATTCTCTCCTCCCTCTTATCTTCGCCGGCGCTGGCCGAGCCCAACGCCGCCCACCATCCCCACCATCCCCACCATCCCCACCATCCCCACCTCCACCTCCGGTCACTCCACTTCTCCCTCTTCCAGCACGAAACAATCAACAAAACCGGCTACTTCATCGTGCCGGGGGTGGCTGGCCCAGGAGTGAGCCAAACCACCACCCCATTCGGCACCATGTTTGTTTTTCGCGACCCTTTAACCACGGCTCCCGACCGAGCATCGAAGCTGGTCGGCACGTCGGAGGGAACCTCCATAACCTCTAGCCTCGATGGCTTGCGAAGCCTTAGCATAGCGAAGATCAGCTTGCGTTTGAGGAACCATACCGGTTCGCTCTCCATCGTGGGTGGGACCCATAATGTTAAACCGTCGAACCACCCCATTGTCGGAGGGACCGGAGATTTCTTGTTCGTACAAGGCTACGTGACGTCATCTCCGGTGGATCTGGTCGGAATCACGGTGGTTTACAAGTTGGAATTTCATATTTACTGGCCGCCCTACGCATAA
- the LOC111809870 gene encoding uncharacterized protein LOC111809870 encodes MEKNTNANANANINVDADINTVPESTSPDQRHGRETSPMAVSPPPASIDDNSPTPPVINLSSVAPAPERATTGDVGTSSSSSTHGHVGGGSNKEVGKKRGRGDGGEQQQQVKAAKKKGELTEVPKGDPKCATCNKVFKSWKALFGHLRSHPERTYRGALPPPTAAELDIRHCQQQFASTLLTVAQGVAASRRGLDIDLNQPSAAEESESPEKSGGVGFDLNVEQPPESDNDE; translated from the coding sequence ATGGAGAAGAACACCAATGCCAATGCCAATGCCAATATCAATGTCGATGCCGATATCAATACCGTCCCAGAGTCGACCTCTCCCGACCAACGCCACGGCCGAGAAACGTCTCCAATGGCGGTTTCTCCACCACCTGCTAGCATCGACGACAATAGCCCTACTCCTCCCGTCATCAACCTCTCGTCCGTAGCGCCCGCCCCAGAAAGAGCTACAACAGGCGACGTGGGaacgtcgtcgtcgtcgtcgacACATGGTCATGTGGGAGGAGGTTCGAACAAGGAGGTAGGGAAGAAGAGAGGGCGAGGAGACGGAGgagagcagcagcagcaagTGAAGGCTGCAAAGAAGAAGGGAGAGCTAACGGAGGTCCCAAAAGGTGACCCAAAATGTGCGACTTGTAATAAAGTGTTCAAATCGTGGAAAGCACTTTTTGGACACTTGAGGTCTCACCCGGAACGGACATACCGTGGGGCTCTTCCGCCGCCAACCGCCGCGGAGCTCGATATCCGCCACTGTCAGCAGCAGTTCGCTTCCACTTTGCTGACGGTGGCTCAGGGAGTGGCGGCGTCTAGAAGAGGGTTGGATATTGATCTCAACCAGCCCTCCGCTGCTGAGGAGAGTGAGTCGCCTGAGAAGAGCGGCGGCGTGGGGTTCGATCTCAACGTGGAGCAGCCGCCGGAGAGTGATAACGATGAGTAA